Below is a genomic region from Doryrhamphus excisus isolate RoL2022-K1 chromosome 16, RoL_Dexc_1.0, whole genome shotgun sequence.
cggaataagaggattagttctgaactgggtcaaaagctacttagctgacaggaagcaatacgtaaagctaggagaagacacatctgcaagttcatatattacgtgcggagttccacaggggtcaatactgggaccaaaactgttcaacttgtacatcaatgatatctccaaagtcacaaaagacttaaagctggtattatttgcggatgataccactgctttttgttctggaaggaatacagacaaaatcattagaaaggtcagagaagaaatggtcacactaaaaagatggtttgatgataatagattgtcctaaaatcatgctgttaggtaacagcagaaaggacacgtaccagcaaatacaaatagacggtgtagacattgaaagggtgaaggaaaataaatttctggtgatcacaatagatgaaaatatgagctggaaacctcatattacaaatatacaacataaggtggccagaaatatttcaatattgaacaaagcaaaatgtgttctcaatcagaaatcactccacactctttattgctctctggttctaccatatcttacttattgtgtggaaatatgggctaataactataaaagcaatcttcactcgctaaatgtactgcaaaaaagggtagtaaggataattggctaagaacatactaactccttatttataaaatcacaaatacttaaacttgctgatatagttaatcttcaaacagctaaagagtcttgaaccagtcatgatgtgctatacatatcactatattgacagttactatggtacccattatggcattgtatggtCAAATCACCTTCAAATCACCCTcaaataaataacttttttttaaaacttaaattatattaggaaagcaggaagtgaacaaatgtaacagttactgattgtaaaagtaccagatggaggggtaggatttaataagctttgcttcttcctactccttttggacatgtggaactgtgaactgattatgggatgcactgaattgtaatctgatgcatgttcaaatgaaatcaaaccattaccataaagttGTTTTAGTTTCAATGAAACCTGAGAGACACGCCCACTGATCACTAAGGCGATATGTCTTCAACTAAGCAGACCAGTTTTATGTTCACGTTCTTCActtgtcattgtgtgtgtgttacttggTTCTAAAGAGGGCGTGGCTTGTGTTTGCAGGTGGTACTATGGCAACATCAACCGCGTCAAAGCGGAGAAGCTGCTGCTGGCCTCCCAAAACAAAGATGGCTCCTTCCTGGTGCGCATCAGCGAGAGTCACAGCGACGAGTACACCATCTCAGGTGACCGACGCACCCTTGTGTTGGCATCCTGTGTTAGTGCAGACGCTAGTTACAACTGTAGTAGCATGTGTGCAGCTCTTTAGCTAAAGAAGCTAAGCTAAGTGTAGCAGTAGTCATGCTCAGGCCAAGCGGCTAGCTGTTTTATTTCCCAAAGTGATGGCATCCATGGTCCTCTTCCAGCCCGGAGCGAGGGCAAGGTGTTCCACTTCCGCATCCAGCGCTCAACCATCGGCGCCTACTTTGTGTCGGACAAGATCTCCTTCGGCACGCTTGGTGAGCTGGTGTCGTACTACCAGAAGAACCCTCGCAGTCTGGGCGTGATGCTGGAGGAGGCCTGTGCTCAGCAGGTAAGACGCACCTGAAGCACACTCATTGTCATCGTTTGTGATGGCTTCCTGTCTGAGTAACTCACATCTCACCTCAAAACTAACCCTGACTTATCTCCGATGGAGGCCTGCCGCTCTCTACAGTTGAGTAATAAAAGGCCCTGGGTGACTACTTAGCAGGAGCTTGtcttctatttatttatatctttCATTTACATTTCACGACTTCAGTCCTTCTATATTTTTGTTAGTAGTTTTTTTGATGtgctgaaatgaaatgaagCCAAAGAAACGGGTCTAAAGGTGCTAGTTGGAATGTCAGCTAATTTATTcaattgtccattcatttggAAAAAGAAATGCATGAATACGATGACATATCATTATTTGAAATATTGTATTGAAccaatgtattcattttctttttttgttgttttcccccACAAATGTCActcatttcagatttttttttgctcttgtattattattattcctagtagcctttacttttttaaattttgatttttgggtgccaaaatgaaatgttgaaaaaatgaattaatatattaatgtaattatgaaaatgttTGAATTGTCAATATAACTGTTTTTGCAACCAAGCCGCACAGCTCTATTTATTTCATGACCTGCTTGATGAGGTTTGTCCTTGGAAGAGGTGGCTGACAGGATCTATGTGCTGATTGGTGCCCATACAGCAAATGTAATCCCAGTAGGAATCCATGTATTTAATGATGACACAGAAAGAACCCCGTAGGTGTGGACTATGTGTCTTACTCATGTTcttcatatttcatttatgaTGGAAGATTCAATGATGGTCTTATGTCAACATTTCAGTTCGTTTgtctttcatttcaacatgatgtgatgcacgtgtgtgtgtgtgtgtgtgtatcccgCTGTTATACTTTGTATCACTTTGTTGACAGCAATAAATGTTTCAAACGTCTCGCTTGTCGTCTTGTTCATGACAATGTCTTCATCATAAGAATCCTGAGACATGCTGACAAGCCCAAACGATGCCCACCCTgacatgtttgtgttgtgtgcaGAGGGAGCTGTACGACATGGAGCCTTGGGAGAGGCCGCGGGAGGAGTTCAAGCTGCACAAGAAGCTGGGGGAGGGGCACTTTGGAGAAGTGTGGGAGGCTGTGTGGACCACCACGAACAAGAAAGTGGCCATCAAGATGCTGAAACAAGGTAGACTTCATTGACCGCACCTAACTTCCTATGTGTGATCTTCTTCGCCTCTTCATTCTTTGATACTGACGGCACGTATGTGGAGGGTTTAAATGTGATCCCTGTGCTTCCTCAGAGGACACCAAGCAGGATGAGTTTGTGAAGGAGGTCCAGGCACTGAAGAGCCTCCACCACCCTAAACTCATCCAGCTGCTGGCCATGTGCTCGCGAGGTGAACCCGTCTACATCGTCACCGAGCTGATGACCAAAGGAAGCCTCAAGTCCTACCTGGCCTGTAAGTGACAACCCTCAACACAATCTCTTGTGAATGCAGCCGTTACTTAACAACCTCTCCTGACCACCACGTCTCAGCTCTTTTCAACGCAATCCCACCATGGCTTCTTTTTAGATTAGTGAAAAAAAGAATACAACTGTACAAACTGTTCAAGTTTTGCTTGAATTTAGACACAAGAAATGAAGTGACGCACGCATTTGCTCCTCTGATTGTGGCTTGTCCTGGCACAGTCAGGctatagtgtttttgtatccttgttgaACCATAGAGTCATTTACAGCTAGCGATCATACAACAGGAAACAGGCAGTCCTGCATGAAGGAGATTGGTTGactggtctacagccaatcacaatgcAGAAGACACTGGGCGTGTTCtcccttagccaatcaggatgaGATAGTTGAGATGAACTAGTCatggcacacacacagcacagatAGATCAcaataatacaccacaaggacacagaacacaaagCACATCCATATGCTattcaaaaatatgcaaaattgcACTTTTAAAAATTCAGTAAAAGTAGAACCGCAATGTAGCGAGGGGTGTGTCTCTTAGCAAAAGTCAAGACACTCCAAATGAGAGTGATGTGCATGACATCCTGTTTAGTGATTACTCAATAAGGGTGTCACAAAAAACCCTTCTGATTACCACCCTAGTTTAAACCGTGCAAACTTTGATGATCCTGCCTCTTAAAAGCATCGGAATTGAGAATCGTTCAAATTCAAACGATGCCAATCCCAATTGGCAAAACCTCTGAACGCAAGCTCATAATTTGCTGTGAGTACAACCTCTTAACACAAGTGCTTCTTATTTCTGAACACAGTCGCTTATTGCAAACTCCTGTCCTCCAACCTCAAAACGCCTTCTCTAGTGGTGTGCTGGAAACTGTGTCTTACACCTGATGGCTTTGAGCTATGAGGTTCCCAAAGGGTCAGTCCCAGGCCTTTATGAAGTGATTTCACCCTTGTAAGCCCCTTCGATGACCTTGTGGACGACTGGTGCTCTGTGAATAAACTTGCCCTAAAGCCACCACTTCCGAACACAACTGCTTCTTAATTCTGAATGCAACCTCCGCTTCATGGCGTTACCTCTTCCCGACACAACCAGCTCCTCTATTGTCTGTGTAGCCGCTGAAGGCCAGGTGCTGACCTCGGCACATCTCATCTACATGGGCAGCCAGGTGGCGGAGGGCATGGCCTACCTCGAGGATAGGAACATCGTCCACAGAGACTTGGCGGCCCGCAACATTCTGGTGGGAGACGACCTGGTCTGCAAGGTGGCCGACTTTGGACTGGCTCGCATTATTAAGGTGAGCGCACACTAAATGAAGTCATCAGAAGGTGTCTGTTTTTTGTCCACTGGGTGTCAGTGTTGGGTAATTCTAGATGGCTTCCTGTCCGGACACAAAAGAGCTGCTTCCCCGACATCACATGACTCATGATGAGCCATTAATTAGTCACCGCTTTAAAGTAGTTTCTTCTTTCGAAACACCCCTTGACAACCTGACAAAGCAGTGATGTGACCACGCCCGCCTTTCTGTGGTGGGAAATGTACAAGAAATATTATTTATCTATGTAGAAACATtatggtttgtggaggaaaacaGCATGTTGGTTCAAACTCTGGCCGTCATTAAGTCACGTGTGATCTGCCGCTGACTGCTCTCCCTGCATCGCCGTCCTCCAGGACAGCGTGTACACGGCCAGTCGCACCACCAAGATACCCGTGCGGTGGACGGCGCCCGAGGCCGCCATTCACCAGAAGTTCTCCGTCAAATCGGACGTGTGGTCGTTCGGCGTGCTGCTCTACGAGATGATGTCGCGTGGGAAAATGCCCTACGAAGGTAACCTGTGGCGTCTGTACGAATGTGATCTGAGGTTGACGGGCAGTGTACACttgcatattcatattcatattcacagTGTGCTCAAGCACATCGTTAGTAGCGTAGCATAGCGATTCACGCATGCCATAATGTTACTTCCTAAATGTAAGAACCACTTCCTGCATCTTGGCATGATTGAGAAAGCAAAGCAGGTCATTATCACCATCGTGACTTTAAAAAGAATTTTCCAGAAATAGAAAGTCGCCAAACAGGAAAATGAAGCTGAGAATTTACAAGATCATCACTGAATGAAAGCCATTCCACATTTTTGAGACGGTCAATTTTTCTTTCATTACCACAGCATTCTGGGACTCCTGGCTGGACATGTTTTCAGGCTCGTATTAGCATTCTTACAAGTGTAACAAAGACGTTCAGCACTGTTGGTGGTAATGGAACTAGAAAGGCTGATGGTGACAAtgccttgtcgctatcatggaacaGTGTTTAGCAGACATTCAGTAAACAAGACACGACTTACGCTGTTCTGTGTCAACTTTGATATTgttacttgggggggggggtaccgccagaatagcatcctttttcaaGACGAATGCTTCTTGTAAAGTTGTTCCTTCATAACAGTCATCATTGATCATGATCACTGCAAaaaacagaactggaggtggGCATCCATCCGTCTCTGCTTCTCTGTACTGGCTTAGTCCATTTT
It encodes:
- the srms gene encoding tyrosine-protein kinase Srms isoform X1; the protein is MEGCCRSCMPCLRRLWDCIWPDVHYPNLPDHVIANRAAQGAEIRTVSGDIRVPSPKKRPVQLYAALFDFEARSDDELTVREGDKLSVLEQRGDYVLAKKLTGSLQSGLIPASYVAVLQDEFAKHKWYYGNINRVKAEKLLLASQNKDGSFLVRISESHSDEYTISARSEGKVFHFRIQRSTIGAYFVSDKISFGTLGELVSYYQKNPRSLGVMLEEACAQQRELYDMEPWERPREEFKLHKKLGEGHFGEVWEAVWTTTNKKVAIKMLKQEDTKQDEFVKEVQALKSLHHPKLIQLLAMCSRGEPVYIVTELMTKGSLKSYLASAEGQVLTSAHLIYMGSQVAEGMAYLEDRNIVHRDLAARNILVGDDLVCKVADFGLARIIKDSVYTASRTTKIPVRWTAPEAAIHQKFSVKSDVWSFGVLLYEMMSRGKMPYEGKNNKQVLDLLSSGSRLACPTRCPHNIYRIMKDCWEADPSKRPSFHALHSQLDSIYARIYFKTIEV
- the srms gene encoding tyrosine-protein kinase Srms isoform X2 codes for the protein MEGCCRSCMPCLRRLWDCIWPDVHYPNLPDHVIANRAAQGAEIRTVSGDIRVPSPKKRPVQLYAALFDFEARSDDELTVREGDKLSVLEQRGDYVLAKKLTGSLQSGLIPASYVAVLQDEFAKHKWYYGNINRVKAEKLLLASQNKDGSFLVRISESHSDEYTISARSEGKVFHFRIQRSTIGAYFVSDKISFGTLGELVSYYQKNPRSLGVMLEEACAQQRELYDMEPWERPREEFKLHKKLGEGHFGEVWEAVWTTTNKKVAIKMLKQEDTKQDEFVKEVQALKSLHHPKLIQLLAMCSRGEPVYIVTELMTKGSLKSYLASRWRRAWPTSRIGTSSTETWRPATFWWETTWSARWPTLDWLALLRTACTRPVAPPRYPCGGRRPRPPFTRSSPSNRTCGRSACCSTR